The DNA sequence CCAGGCCGGCACCTTCTCGGGTCATCCAGTCACGATGGCCGCCGGCCTCGAGACGCTACAGTTCGCCGCCGAAAACGATGTCTACGACCACGTCAACGGGCTCGGTGACCGACTCCGCAGCGGCCTGACCGACATCGTCGCCGACCAGGCCCCCAGCTACACCGTCACCGGCACCGACAGCATGTTCAAGGTGATCTTCACGCGCGAGGGCCCAGGACCGGACTCGCTCGAGGAACAGTGCACCGCCGGCTGTCGGCAGGACCCGACCTGTCCGCGCTACGACACCTGTCCGAAAAACGCCGGCGACGTGAAAAACGCCGAGACCGAGCGCTGGCGGCGCATCTTCTGGGGCCAGATGAAAGACCAGAACGTCTTCCTCTCGCAGAACCAGTTCGAGTGTCAGTTCGTCAGTTACAGCCACACCGAGGAAGACGTCGAACGGACGCTCGAGGCCTACAAGGAAGCGCTGTAGGCGCTACTTAGTCAGCCGCTTCGGCCGTCGCGACGATGTCGTCCTGGTAGCTCGCGACCGCCTCGAGGACTGCCTTCCGGTCGTCCTCGTCGACATCGAATTCGGCGAGCGCATCCCCAAGGTGGGTCGCGATCACCTTGAACTCCGGGAGGGTGATCCCGAGCCCCTCGTGGGCGGTCTTCATATCGTCGCCCGTGTATTCGACCGGCCCACCGGCGACCGAACTGATGAACTGGGCCTGATGGGCGCGCTGTTGCTGCATATCCATGTCCTCGAAGTAGTATGCGACCCGTTCGTCTGCAACGACGCGGTCGTAGAATTCGTCGACAACTGCTTTGATTCCGTCTTCGCCACCGAGTCGTTCGTAGAGCGTATCGCTCATCGCGAATAACCAGACGCCAGATCACTATGAATGAATGGACGA is a window from the Natrinema sp. HArc-T2 genome containing:
- a CDS encoding group 1 truncated hemoglobin, with the protein product MSDTLYERLGGEDGIKAVVDEFYDRVVADERVAYYFEDMDMQQQRAHQAQFISSVAGGPVEYTGDDMKTAHEGLGITLPEFKVIATHLGDALAEFDVDEDDRKAVLEAVASYQDDIVATAEAAD